Within Etheostoma cragini isolate CJK2018 chromosome 24, CSU_Ecrag_1.0, whole genome shotgun sequence, the genomic segment caatgttacGCACCCAgataactcagttggtagagcgggcgcctgtatgtagaggtttactccttacGCAGCAGGCCCGGGTTGGGGTTccactccgacctgcggccctttgctgcatgtcattcccccattcatatcttcaactgtcctgtcaaataaaggcctaagaTGCCCAAAAACAGTAtcttaaaaccaaaaaatatacacattgtTGCATGGGTGACATGTTAGTCACTTACTGTTGGATTTGGCTTTTCCTGGGATTTGCTGACAATAAGAATAATATACCAGCCTTTTTCTTTTAGACATAAAAGTGTGATTTTCACAGCCAAGAGCACAAAGATTGCATTTGTTCCACCAAGAGCcaatccttttttcttctccttttttttctcattgcaTCCTAAAATCTTGAATCTTGCCGATCCGTCTTTAACATGCTTGCGTAAGTCAAATTGTACTTTGGCTGTTAGTTACTATGACATCCAGCGTGTCAGTGTCTTTCCTCCTGCTCAGTGATGGAGATGTTGGCTCTGGTAACTAGAGGTAGGGTGTTGCTGTATGTATCTTCCTCTGGTCATTCTGGGACCCGTTCTAACCAATAGCATTCTCCCAGGAAACAGTGACAGTGAAGGAGAGCAGACCCTGCGGTGTTACATCACTCTCTGTCTTCATGCTCAGgatgtgtccccccccccccgagacACTGGGACATTAACACTGTGTTGTAGAATGTTCTCCCTCGCTCAGAAGCGTGAGAGTGGATGTGCTCAGTAGCGCCCCCTGTGGTTCGTTCTGGACATGGTGAGtggcagagacacagaggagagagaggagacctCCCAGTAGAGAGAACGTGACAGGAAGAGCTGGTAGAGGATCACCATGGAGATGGACTGGCAGAGGATAACACCGATGGTCACTACCTACAGAAAGGGGCAACAAAGTAGAGAGTTTGCGACAGCCTGGGGATTGTTTTTTGCCCATTGGGGGCAGAGAAACaagtttaaaatacaatatcCTAAACTACAGCCCCAGATATACATGCAAGTACCCTAAAATGTCTCCAACTGGTGCTAAATGCGAGAATTATTTAGCTAAAGTCAGACAAAAGGACCAAAACTACAGCCATTTAACTAGAAAACAACTGGGTAATATTGCACCAACCTGTTAACTTTAGTAACATTTGGTATTTTTTCTGAACTAAAAGATTATGGAACATATTTCAATTTTAGGTATGAGGTCACTGTCCTCACCAAAAGATTTAGACTGCCATTATGGTACCTGAAAACTCCAGTTTGGGCTAATCGATCAGTCTCACGCACCACTCCATGGTGGTGCcttgctaaaatgtttttttttgcatgttcaAACCTTCTCCCTCTGGTGCTTGTTGAAGATAGCCGACGTGACGAAGAGGACGGGATGACACAGGAACCACAGGAAGCACCCCTGCAGAGAAGACAAGGCAGACCACCTGAAGGACTGTCGGGTATTATTTGTGTGTCTTGAGGATGCGGTAGTGTGGGATTTACCTTGGCGAAGCAGAGGTAGAAGTCCCTCTTCAGGGTGCTGCGCTCGGTGGAGATGATCTGGTAGAGGACAGAGGCCAGCAGGAGGGCCAGGCCCACTCTCAGAGCCATGAGGAGGACACCTGCCAGACTCAGCGGGGAGTGGTAGCTGTGATGTTGACTCTCGGATTCTGAATACTGCTCCCAAAGCAGCAACGCCCCCTGGAAATGACACAATTTCACTTTAAACTTCAACTCCCCCTCCCCCTGATATACTAGCATAATCCAGTTTCAGAGTAACCCCGCGTACCTGTACAAGGACTCCGCCAACAGCAACAGCCGTGGACGCCCGAGACTGTTCCCACTGCAGAGGTCTGGACTGAGGCTTCCTGCCTCGGCTCAGAGTCCAGCCCGCACAGAGACTCAGTAACATGTACAGCATGGACACCTGGGACACCATATCCCAGACTGCACAGGAAACAGGATATGAAAAAGAAGAGGGCAAATAATAATTTCTTGTCTGTTTACAGTCTTATTCTTATAATTACATCAAGCTTCCTAAGCATTTATGATATTTATTATCATAATGTAGGACATATTTAAGAAAGAGGAACATACACTCTGCCAGGTTGCCCATCAGAGGAATACCAGTACCATCtctggaatacctgcagaacaccAGGAGAGGGAACAGGAAACACCCGAAAAGGTACAGAATGAGTCACAAGatagataaaacatgtttttttgcttcccaaATGTCAGACTTTCTCaatgtgttgctttttcttGTGAAATGCTTGAGATTTTTTCCTCTTTAGGACTAAAAACTATTACACTGAAGACAATCTGAGAAGGaaacactactactactactgctcaAAGGCTCCGTCATCTGGGTTCAAACCTGCGTCCCCGCAGTTTTATCAGATTCTACCTGGCGAAGTGGATGTAGttgcagagagaggagaagcCCTGTAGCGCCAGCACGGTGGTCAGCACTTTGAGGACAGTGTGCATAGGACCTCCCTTCCTCAGAGCCTGGTGCAGAGGCTGGATGTAGATACAGCAGGCTATGAAGTAGgccagcaggaggaggaagtaAAAACTATGGAGACCTgggagagcgagggagagaatAAAAACGAGTCAAGTGGAAACTTTTTGTTCTTACATGAATTATGCAGATTCCTCAGAACCAATTCCTACATCTTTTAAAGAGTATCAAAGATTTCAAAGCAGTGGATATGGATAAAACTATTTAGACAAAATAGGCTGATAAAACCCTCAATTCAAgcatatttgtgaaagaaaagtTCAGGACATGGGATTCGCTAATATGATCTATTAATATTTGactgcaaaacacaaaatgtcctGATGTCTGACAGCCTATATCAGCGGTAGTGATGCCACGTAGGGATTTGTATTTTGCCAAAGATTTAgccggagaaaacccaagaatataGCGCAAATCCAGACGGTGTGCTAAAAGGACGTAGGAAGGCTGAGCCAGGCAGAGCTAGGCTAACTCTCAGTTTATAGGGTCCTAACATATTTGGGGTCTCGTCCGGGATCTGGAGGAGTTTATTAGATTGTTTGTAGTTTTGTTAAATCAAACACTTGTTTAGGCATTTGCGGTGCTTAGTGTTAGTTGAATGTCAGTTGTCTGGTTTTAATCCGTAAAACGGCTAAAGACAGGTTTCTTCTCTATAGCAGTCTTGGGAAAAGTGTATCCTACAACTGAGGTTGTAGATATTCCCATATCCGAGTTCAACTCCTGACCGTGACAAGCtggctttgtttctgttttcaatgGTTGTAATGCACGGCtgcacatttattattattgatcaATTGTACTACTGCTTTTGTAACAAGCGCCTCCCATCCttctttcagttatttttacatCAATGGTTACTCTCTGTGTATAGGGTCGTAACATGACCATTCAGGGTGTCTGACCTGCCTCCTCTGCGCTGAAGTGCTCCAGAGGATTTCCAGCCGAGTCGGCGTTAAACAACAAGATGGTGAAACTGAGATCAGAGtgggaaggaatcactgcattTTTCTGGAGAGACAGAcgggaaaaagagaaaagaaaaaacaaattactgCTCTCAGAACTAATATAACCACTGAAACAGGATGCGAAGGATGGGTTTGTTCTAAATGCTAATGCTTCACCATCAGGGGCTTTCATCAGCTGCTTGGCTACCAGCTGACTAAAAACATCCACTCACATTCATCCAGGTGTATACAGCAGCTAATAGAACCTGAAACACATCCTCCCTTTGTACTAAGCGTTAGGAGTGGTCAAATTTAATGTCCATGTATGTTTAAGGAGGGGTTAGTTTCATAGCAATCGGTTACCTGACATGTGTATCTGTCAGCATATAGGGCCTGCCAGGCTGTGGGAGAGGACTGGCGAGGGATCGTCTGGTTGTGTTCTTGATCCCTGAGAGAAACtgaagaaagaagacaaagaagccAATGAGGTGAAGTGAAAGAATAAAGAGGATAAAAATCAATCCAGCTGCATCACATCCATCATATCAGAGATCAGTGCTCTGGATTAGTAAACACTGGATCTAACCGGGGATGTGAGCTTTAGCAAGCCTCTCGGAGCAGTTTAGGTTGTCAAGGCTCGAGTCCATGTCCTTATACAGCAGCACTCTGGACTCCTTCTCCGTAGCCAGAGCAGAATTGTCCAGCCGGATCACCAACAGACCATTATCACCTACAGAAAAAGGACAAGGTTCAGAGAAACTATTCAATCATTCGATTTCATAACAACAGCTGTTTAATCTCTCACATCTACTGTGCATTTTACAGCACTACAGAAGACATAACAGCACTCTGACTCTTCTGGCAATTTTCCAAACCATGACATagtgtttttgatttttatatcattgtaaatacaatattttggggttttagtctgaaaaacaagtcatttgaagatgtcacctcAGGCTCTGGAAattagtgttgtttttcttttcaagttTCTCTTCATAGCAATTAATtgccaaacacattttcaattaagTGAGCACAAACCAGAGGAATAGTTGAACATGTAGCCTTCAGGAGGCCCTGGACACACTCTGTGTTTCAGAATCATATTCTGATGATTATGTCACGGGTCTGGCTTCAGGCATATTAGATAATTACAGTTAGTCTCTTGCAAGTTGGGACGAGAGAAGCACACACAGCCAGGGGCTTCACAAGTTTTTACCAGCCAATCCTACAGCGAGTACCCACCCTGCTGAAAGGGAGCCAGACCAGTTCAATGAGGTCTGtagctgacctctgacctcactCTTAGGCACTGGGGGTTATGTATCTCTGATATTAACTggcacaaagaaagaaacaggacTGGCACAGTGAGGTTATTAAAATTCATCAGTGCAGTAAGAGGTAAAGTGATGATGACACTCTAGGTAAGCCAGTGGCAGATAAAGAAAAGCGAAAAACAATCTTGAAGTAAACTGAATCCACACATCGTCATCACGccatgttaaaaatgaatactGAACCCTCTCACAGCTGACACTGTTTGACACGGTGGCAtcatgacataagtatcgttAACGTTACCTTGGTACATAAATTTAGTGATGAACTGGCCATTCTGCTGTCTCGCTGCTTCGCTGTTAAAAAGTCCCGTCACGCTTTTCCCACAAGCCTCCGGACTGAGCAGTAATATAGCCACAAATGTGGCTAATAAATACGACATTTTCCCTTATGCAGTTCAACGTTATCGACAAATAAACGTTAGCTCTTCCATTCAATGAGCCACGAAGCCAGAAGTGAACTAGCTTAGCTGCGCCAAGTTAGTCAAAGTTAGCCAGGATGAAACCAGAAGTCAGCTGCTTCTGCACTCAAATAAAAGCTCTAACGCTTACGTCTCACTTTGGGGCTCACCGAGGTGTATGATGTAGTGACGTGAAACATCGACTGAGGTacacttttatatttaatttcggataaaactaaatatatgaTGGCCTGTCATAGTACTTCGAATTGCATAACATCATTATTGTATTTCCTAAAAGTATGCTTTATGATTCAGTATGAGGTTTTAAGCAGTAATACATGACCTTCAAGAAACACCTGCTATTTTAAATAGCCTGGTAATAAGAGTTTAACTATATGTTTAGctaacacttttattttgaaaatagtttTTCGGACGTTGCATGTTCATTGTAACTCACTTGACACCTTGTCAACTCGGCACTGTTGACAGTTTGATTGATTTGGGATTCACCCAATCAAAAAGCCCGTATATCTTTTCCTCATGTACCAAAACCAATCAGAGAGTAGAAGCCCCTCTACATTCGATAAATATCCCGCCCCTTTTCAACGTGTCAACACTGCCGTACAATGGACGGTGACTGTCGCAAATCACACTGTATACATGGAAGTGTAAGGCAAACAGAGACGTGCTGCTACCTATTagctatatctatatataaggGAGTTAAAACGATTAATATGTCGTTATTATATCTGAAGGAGACCTTAAGGTGAATAGAAAGCTGCCGGTGTTCAGTGTTGTGATGACCAGAAGATGGACTTCAACAGGACTGTTCTGGTGACTGGAGGCTCTGGATTTATGTGAGTTTATGTAATGGATTCAAACTGATGATGATACATAAATGACTTAAAGTTATCCATAACGAGTAATCGTTAAAATAAACTCTCTCGTTGTTCAGTTAACGTTAGACCACGACCCCTAAAGCAAATTATCTccatccagtttttttttagttctgttACACTAATGTACATTACAGTGGGCTTCAATGAGTTCAGCTCCGTTCCTAAACAAAGGCATCTGTTATAATATTGACCTAATTAGTGATTAATAGTCAATAAGCAGTGTGTTTACTGTATTAATAAGATACGTTATATTGGAAATGAAACAACccaaaatgtgaggatttttctgcaatgagaacttttacttgcaatactttaagtatatttatctgcttaaataattttacttaagtaacattttcaatgcaggacttttacttgtaaccgtgtggtattagtacttttactcaaggaaagtcttaaatgtatatatgtccACCCATCTCTCTCCAGCGGCTCCCATCTTGTATGTTCGCTGGTGAACAGGCACCCTGACTGGAGGATTATCAACTTAGATTATGTAAGTCTTCTCTGGTGTGTGGTAGCTCCAACACTGTCCTTGTCCACAAATTGATGaaagaataaatacatgtacataATCTCAGTATGTTGTATGTACTCTTGCATTGCTCGTTGTCTGATCTCTTCTAGTTGGATTACTGCTGCAGCCCCAGGAGTCTGGAGAGTGTTGAAGACAGAGCGAACTACACCTTTATCAGGGTGAGAATCTATCAATCAATAGAAGATCATGTAGCTGCAGGCAGTAACAAAAGGTTTAGTTTAGGCCCATTAAGGGGAACAGTGACATTTGTACTATTACAATAGCTAGTAGTATACTAGTAGTATACCTATTTAAATGTACTCCTTTCTTTAACAGGGAGATGTGTGTAACTCACGGCTGGTTaatcacattttcaacacagAAAACATCGATGTGATCTTTCACCTGGCAGCCAAAACACATGTCGGTGAGCAGCAAACTGAGGATACACTTGTGAGCTGCTGCTCTATTAATAATCAGCCTCTGATACTACAGTCCTTTTATTTATCTCTCCCCGCTCAGAGAGGTCGTTTGAAACTGCGTCTAGTTTCCAGCGTGTTAACATTGATGGGACCAGAGTTGTACTGGGAGCCGCCCATCAGGCCCGACACCGGCCACAGCGCTTTATCTACGTCAGCACTGATGAAGTGTACGGAGCcagtctggaccaggtcagtGAATAGTGATTTAGTTAGGGGGGCGGGGGGTGAATTATGGTTAGTGATTTTGATATTGGGTGTTTGTCTTCTGCAGGTGTTTGATGAGAGCAGTCCAGTGAGGCCCTCTAACCCGTATTCTGCCACTAAAGCAGCTGCTGAGTACCTGGTCCAATCCTACTGGGACAAATATAAGGTAGACAAAGGCAGGGTACTAGCTTCTAAATGACAAGGTTATTAAGACATTCATTGTAAAGTTTTAGCACTGGATTTTTTCCCTGTGTTATAGCATGTATCCACATGATAATCAAagcaaaaaatggcaaaatgtctCTAGTTTTAGCTTCTAAATTATGAGAATTTGCTGCCTATCTTTGCCTTGCGTgatattaaagctatagtgcgtagtttttgTCGCCCCCCATGAGTAATTCTAAGTATCAGTACTCATGGTATCAGCCACCAATGTAACGGATGTTAATTATTATCAAAAAGGGACACGCTTaagctttaatttaattgtcttttggtttttgactgttggtcagacaagcAATTTCCTAACATCACATCGGGCTTGTGGTAACTGTGATGGGCATTTTTATACACTGTATCAGGGTTAGGGAAATCCAGGTTTTGTTCCTCACAGTTGTTTGTTAAATACTGCTCTGTGTATCTGTTACCAGTTTCCCATCATCATTACCAGGAGCAACAACATCTACGGGCCCAGGCAGTACACTGAGAAGGTACAGCACCCACACGTCCTTTAAGATATTAATCACTGATTGGTCTAAATTAttacaatttaacattttggatATCCACAATTGGCCGTGTACAAGACCCttgcagtgtaaaaaaaaaaggtatttttttacTAAGTGTGAACTACTTAATCTTTAGTTGAAAATGCagattttgcaggttttaaaCACACTAGTTAAACAGTTAAGCCAACAATCGTCTTCTTGATCTTTCAGGTCATTCCGAGGTTTCTCACGCTCTTGCAAAGGAACAAGAAATGGTAGGCTTCTTTGAACTTTAATTTGAAAAGGTTCTGCTGAGAGACCGGCTTCGGTATTTTGACATTAATAGAAAAACGTGACTGACCAACTACAGCTTCAAATTTCGGTTCCTCTTCCTCCGCAGCACCATCCAGGGAACGCTGCCCAAATCCCGCCATTTCCTGTTTGTCGATGACG encodes:
- the gpr180 gene encoding integral membrane protein GPR180 codes for the protein MSYLLATFVAILLLSPEACGKSVTGLFNSEAARQQNGQFITKFMYQGDNGLLVIRLDNSALATEKESRVLLYKDMDSSLDNLNCSERLAKAHIPVSLRDQEHNQTIPRQSSPTAWQALYADRYTCQKNAVIPSHSDLSFTILLFNADSAGNPLEHFSAEEAGLHSFYFLLLLAYFIACCIYIQPLHQALRKGGPMHTVLKVLTTVLALQGFSSLCNYIHFARYSRDGTGIPLMGNLAEFWDMVSQVSMLYMLLSLCAGWTLSRGRKPQSRPLQWEQSRASTAVAVGGVLVQGALLLWEQYSESESQHHSYHSPLSLAGVLLMALRVGLALLLASVLYQIISTERSTLKRDFYLCFAKGCFLWFLCHPVLFVTSAIFNKHQREKVVTIGVILCQSISMVILYQLFLSRSLYWEVSSLSSVSLPLTMSRTNHRGRY
- the LOC117939619 gene encoding dTDP-D-glucose 4,6-dehydratase-like is translated as MDFNRTVLVTGGSGFIGSHLVCSLVNRHPDWRIINLDYLDYCCSPRSLESVEDRANYTFIRGDVCNSRLVNHIFNTENIDVIFHLAAKTHVERSFETASSFQRVNIDGTRVVLGAAHQARHRPQRFIYVSTDEVYGASLDQVFDESSPVRPSNPYSATKAAAEYLVQSYWDKYKFPIIITRSNNIYGPRQYTEKVIPRFLTLLQRNKKCTIQGTLPKSRHFLFVDDAINAFLLVLEKGIVGEIYNMGTSCEIPIIQLAGELVKMVKKVPDSEVKDWLEFVPDRPHVDLRYPITCEKLQQLGWRAEVSWAEGIRQTVKWYQVHPDFWSDASEDQEPIQSQLEKAE